The Candidatus Methylacidiphilales bacterium DNA window TTCACCGGCGCACTTGACCCAGTTGGCTACCGGTTGCGCACTTGAAGCGCCGATTGTGCCCGATGCGTCGGAAGCTGTGGCCATCTAGATACATCTCGACGGCTTGGCGCGGGATTCTAGGCGGGTAGCCGATTGGGTTGGACTGAGGAATGAAATGACGATGGCAGGCCTTGCACAGGTAGCGCTTGCTGCTGCTGTGATTCTTGCCTCGTTTGACCCCGATTTGCTTATGTCTCTTTGGACACCTCATGTATTAAATTTTATTTACTCCCGATTGTCAGAATAATTACGGTTTTCAGGATAGGAATTATGGCAAAAACAGCAAGTTGAATGTAATGAATTTATAAAAATTCCGCGCCATACACTTGCGCTTATTTATGAATTGCTCCCGCCCGGCAAACTCGTGATACTATACGGCCCGCGGCAGGTGGGCAAAACCACCTTGGCCAAAGACCTGATTGTCAACATGCCCTGCCGCAGCAGCTTCGTCAATGCTGATGAATTGATCTACCGCGAAGCACTAGCTAGCTAGAACCGGCAGCGCCTAGGTGAGGTTCTGGGCGATGCCGAACTGTTGGTGATTGACGAAGCACAGCGTGTGCCGGATATCGGCCTCAATCTGAAAATTCTCGTGGATAGCTTCCCGCAGGCGCGCTTCTTGGCTATCGGCTCAGCATCCTTTGACCTAGCTAACCGAATTCACGAGCCACTCACTGGCCAGATGTTTACAGTGACACTGTATCCGCTAGCCTACGGCGAGATTCATGCCGCGTTTAGTGCGCTGGAGACGCACAGCCAATTGGAGCGTTGGCTGGTGTGGGGTAGCTATCCTACAGTGGCGACCGAGTCCAACCCAGACATGCGCGCAAGGCTGCACAATGAGATTACTGGCGTTTATCTCTACCGCAACATGCTGGAGCAGGGGGACGTGCGCCATGCCGACAAAGTCGTCGCGCTGTTGCGCCTACTCGCCTTTCAGATCGGGCAAGGTGTCTCGGTTGCCGAGCTAGCCACCAACCTGGGCATGAGCCGCTCGACGGTGGAGCGATACCTCGATCTGCTTGAGAAGCTATTCGTCATCTTCCGGCTGGGAGGGTTCTCGCGAAACCTGCGCAAAGAGGTCACCAAGAGCGCGCGCTACTACTTCTTCGACAACGGAATCCGCACCAGCCTGATTCAGAATTTCAACCCGCTGCATCTGCGCGCCGATGTTGGTCAACTCTGGGAGAACTACTTGATGATCGAGCGGCGCAAGGCGAATGCGCTGAGCGGCAGGCAGGTGAACGCCTACTTCTGGCGCACCTATGATCAGAAAGAGATTGACTACGTGGAGGAGGTCGGAGGTCGGTGGCCGGCTGCACGGCTATGAATTCAAATGGGCCACGCGCCCGATCCCGGCAAAGACGCGCCGCGAGTTCCTAGGTGCCTACCCATAAGCGACGCTAGCAACTGTCACGCCAGACAACTTCGAGCCGTTTCTCGTTTGAGCAGCGGAAACACCCAGTGCTATTTCCGGTGTTGTTGCAAACCATTGTTCAGTGGTTCATGATGTTATGGTTGCTGTTGATACCGATGACTACCCCGGGCACGCAGATGACCGAAGTGGATACGGTTCGCTTATCATTTGATTGCACTACCAAGCCGGGCTGTGTGCTGGGCAGATGATGCGCATTGATGAACGGCTGCACATTATTGAACATAAAAGCCACTAAGAGCAACTTTGACCGAGTGTTGCTGGTCAGTGAGGAGGGGGGAACAGGCCAGCCAGCGTGATGACCAGCCAGAAGCTCAGCACCGGTGAGACAAAGAATGTAATCTTCAGCATTCACTCCATAACCACCGATGACTCAGCAAGATTTGTCAAACAAACATCCACCCTGTTGCGCCTGTTTGGCTGACGAGAACAGATTGGTCAGCATCCCACTGGCTATCAGCAGCGCTGCGCTCTGGGTTTTATTGGCCTAGCTTCTGTTGTTGGTGCCGTTCACGATGAAGCTGTCTATAAGCGGCGTAGACGGACTAGCCGGGCGAAGCAGACTGCGTTTGCCTCGTGATCTTTACTGAAGATGCCAAGCTGCGGCACAAACGGCCACTCTGGCATCAGCTTGAACTACGGGTGTCTCGACAGAGCGACCGGGGACATCCAGGCACTGCGAGCGTGCAGGCCACTGCGCTTCTCGGACACAGTCAAGCAGTCGTCATACTCTGGTCACGGCTTGAAGACGATTATCGCCGATTTCGGATAGGCCAGGTGGGGGCGCGTGATGACGCTGATCGGTGGCTCGCTTTTCTGAGCATAGGCCGGGATGGTGATCAGCCATTGACTGGCCAGTCCAGTCATTAG harbors:
- a CDS encoding ATP-binding protein, which gives rise to MIDEAQRVPDIGLNLKILVDSFPQARFLAIGSASFDLANRIHEPLTGQMFTVTLYPLAYGEIHAAFSALETHSQLERWLVWGSYPTVATESNPDMRARLHNEITGVYLYRNMLEQGDVRHADKVVALLRLLAFQIGQGVSVAELATNLGMSRSTVERYLDLLEKLFVIFRLGGFSRNLRKEVTKSARYYFFDNGIRTSLIQNFNPLHLRADVGQLWENYLMIERRKANALSGRQVNAYFWRTYDQKEIDYVEEVGGRWPAARL